A single genomic interval of Zingiber officinale cultivar Zhangliang chromosome 4A, Zo_v1.1, whole genome shotgun sequence harbors:
- the LOC121973714 gene encoding anthocyanidin reductase ((2S)-flavan-3-ol-forming)-like isoform X1 gives MPSACVTGGNGFVASCLIKQLLEKGYSVNATVRDLGNEAKVGCLKQMREFGRLAVFRADLEEEGSFDEAINGCDYVFLVAAPVNLTSDHPEEELIKPAVRGTLNVLRSCVKAKDSVKRVILTSSASAVSINKLEGVGLVMDEEAWSDLEFLTGEKPPTWGYAVSKVLVEKEATKYAAENGLSLVTVVPPPILGPTTGSDLPYSMLLGLSLLTGNEDMIHGLGMMQSLSGSISFVHVEDLCRAHIFVAENELAAGRYICCAANTSAPELARFLRMRFPQYPVPTDFNGLPAKAKLVLSSEKLAKAGFEYKYKEMEEIYADTVEFAEAIGFLESNASGLTHGEE, from the exons ATGCCTAGTGCTTGTGTGACGGGTGGCAATGGCTTTGTGGCTTCCTGCCTCATCAAGCAATTGCTGGAGAAAGGCTACTCTGTTAATGCCACTGTCAGAGATTTAG GGAATGAGGCTAAGGTTGGTTGCCTGAAGCAGATGAGGGAGTTCGGGAGGTTGGCGGTTTTCCGGGCAGATCTCGAGGAGGAAGGCAGTTTCGACGAGGCGATCAACGGCTGCGACTATGTCTTCCTTGTTGCGGCCCCGGTCAACTTGACCTCCGACCATCCCGAA GAGGAGTTGATAAAGCCGGCGGTCCGAGGGACCTTGAACGTATTGAGGTCGTGTGTCAAGGCGAAGGATAGCGTTAAGCGAGTCATTTTGACATCGTCGGCTTCGGCGGTGTCCATCAACAAGCTTGAAGGAGTCGGATTGGTTATGGACGAGGAGGCTTGGTCGGACCTAGAATTTCTCACCGGCGAGAAACCTCCCACTTGG GGATATGCGGTGTCGAAAGTGCTAGTGGAGAAAGAAGCGACAAAGTATGCGGCTGAGAACGGGTTGAGTCTAGTGACGGTGGTCCCGCCCCCCATCTTGGGACCCACTACGGGTTCAGATTTGCCTTACAGTATGCTGTTGGGTCTTTCCCTGTTAACAg GGAACGAGGATATGATCCATGGGCTCGGGATGATGCAGAGTCTATCTGGCTCGATCTCATTTGTCCACGTGGAGGACCTCTGCAGGGCCCACATCTTCGTAGCGGAGAACGAGCTGGCCGCCGGGCGATACATCTGCTGCGCCGCAAACACCAGCGCGCCGGAGCTCGCACGCTTCCTTCGTATGCGGTTCCCGCAGTACCCGGTGCCCACAga CTTTAATGGGTTGCCTGCGAAGGCCAAGTTGGTGCTATCATCGGAGAAGCTCGCGAAAGCGGGTTTTGAGTACAAGTACAAGGAGATGGAGGAGATTTATGCGGACACGGTTGAGTTTGCTGAGGCCATAGGATTTCTGGAATCCAATGCGAGTGGATTAACGCATGGTGAGGAATGA
- the LOC121973714 gene encoding anthocyanidin reductase ((2S)-flavan-3-ol-forming)-like isoform X2 translates to MPSACVTGGNGFVASCLIKQLLEKGYSVNATVRDLGLISLLIMRQWMREFGRLAVFRADLEEEGSFDEAINGCDYVFLVAAPVNLTSDHPEEELIKPAVRGTLNVLRSCVKAKDSVKRVILTSSASAVSINKLEGVGLVMDEEAWSDLEFLTGEKPPTWGYAVSKVLVEKEATKYAAENGLSLVTVVPPPILGPTTGSDLPYSMLLGLSLLTGNEDMIHGLGMMQSLSGSISFVHVEDLCRAHIFVAENELAAGRYICCAANTSAPELARFLRMRFPQYPVPTDFNGLPAKAKLVLSSEKLAKAGFEYKYKEMEEIYADTVEFAEAIGFLESNASGLTHGEE, encoded by the exons ATGCCTAGTGCTTGTGTGACGGGTGGCAATGGCTTTGTGGCTTCCTGCCTCATCAAGCAATTGCTGGAGAAAGGCTACTCTGTTAATGCCACTGTCAGAGATTTAGGTCTAATTAGCCTGTTAATTATGCGCCAATGG ATGAGGGAGTTCGGGAGGTTGGCGGTTTTCCGGGCAGATCTCGAGGAGGAAGGCAGTTTCGACGAGGCGATCAACGGCTGCGACTATGTCTTCCTTGTTGCGGCCCCGGTCAACTTGACCTCCGACCATCCCGAA GAGGAGTTGATAAAGCCGGCGGTCCGAGGGACCTTGAACGTATTGAGGTCGTGTGTCAAGGCGAAGGATAGCGTTAAGCGAGTCATTTTGACATCGTCGGCTTCGGCGGTGTCCATCAACAAGCTTGAAGGAGTCGGATTGGTTATGGACGAGGAGGCTTGGTCGGACCTAGAATTTCTCACCGGCGAGAAACCTCCCACTTGG GGATATGCGGTGTCGAAAGTGCTAGTGGAGAAAGAAGCGACAAAGTATGCGGCTGAGAACGGGTTGAGTCTAGTGACGGTGGTCCCGCCCCCCATCTTGGGACCCACTACGGGTTCAGATTTGCCTTACAGTATGCTGTTGGGTCTTTCCCTGTTAACAg GGAACGAGGATATGATCCATGGGCTCGGGATGATGCAGAGTCTATCTGGCTCGATCTCATTTGTCCACGTGGAGGACCTCTGCAGGGCCCACATCTTCGTAGCGGAGAACGAGCTGGCCGCCGGGCGATACATCTGCTGCGCCGCAAACACCAGCGCGCCGGAGCTCGCACGCTTCCTTCGTATGCGGTTCCCGCAGTACCCGGTGCCCACAga CTTTAATGGGTTGCCTGCGAAGGCCAAGTTGGTGCTATCATCGGAGAAGCTCGCGAAAGCGGGTTTTGAGTACAAGTACAAGGAGATGGAGGAGATTTATGCGGACACGGTTGAGTTTGCTGAGGCCATAGGATTTCTGGAATCCAATGCGAGTGGATTAACGCATGGTGAGGAATGA